The Amycolatopsis methanolica 239 nucleotide sequence GCGTGAGCGGTACCAGAAGCTGCTGGCGGAGCTGGACACGCACGGGCAGGCGCTGCAGGCCGAGCACAAGCGGGCGCTGGAGGCGACGAAGGCGGAGGTCGAGCGCCTGACGGCAGAGGCGACGCGGCGGCGGACGCAGCTGGACATCGAGGCCGAGCGCAAGCGGCGCACCGTGCAACACGACTTCGAGCAGTCGATGGCGTCGCAGCGGGCCGCGCTGGAGAAGCACATCGCCGACCAGCAGACGGCGAGCAAGCAGCAGGCCGAGCGGCGCATCGCGGAGGCGACCGCCGAGGCGAAGCGCCTGGTCGACGAGGCCAGCGCGAGGGCGCGCGCGATGGTCGAGGAAGCGACCGCGAGGGCGGAGAAGCGCGAACGCGAGGCGCGGCAACTGGTGGAGCGCCTGACGCGGATCAGCACGGAGGTCGCCGGGCGGCTCCGCAAGACCGACGAGGTGCTGGCCCGCGGCCAGTCGGCGCTGGAGCCGCTGCGGGAAGAATCCGTGGTGGACACGAGCCGGCCCGTGGACGATGCGGCCGCCGGGATGAAGACGGTGCCCGCGGTGAAGCCGGCGGCGGTGAAGCCGGTCAGTGGGCCGGGTGCTGGTGGGCCGGGTGCTGGTGGCGCGGCTGGGGGCGCGGCGAAGCCTGGGACCGGCGGGCCTGGCGCCGGTGGCGCGGCTGCCGGTGGCTCCAATGCCGGTGGGCCGAGTGCCGGTGGCGCAGCTGCCGGTGGCTCCAGTGCCGGTGGGCCAGGTGCCGGTGGCACAACAGCGAGCGCGGCGAAGCCGGGTGCCGGTGGATCCAGTGCCGGCGGACCGGGGTCCGGCGCGCAGCGCGCGTCGGCAGGACCGACCGCAGGTGGCCTGGGCAGCCCGGCCAATGATGCTCCGGCGGGCGGCAAGCCCAACCAGCCGAAGGCACCGGCCCCGAAGCCCGGTGGCGGTGCCCGGCCGGTGACGGGCAAACCACCCGCGGCGCTCGCGGGGCCTGCCGCGATGGCGGAGGAGCAGCAGCCGCCCAAGCCGCTCGCCAAGCGGCCCCAGTCCACCAGGAAGTAGGCCGCCGGAGGCGGCCCCGCGTGCCCCAGCCGATCGGGCAGGCCTGCAGGCGGCAGCTCACCGGACAGCGCCGTCGGGAGGCGGCGTCCCCACGGCGCTTCGGTCCCGTCATCGGCTGGTGCCCACCAAACCAGTTGGTCGAACGGCGCCGCTGGAGGCGGCGTCCTCGGCAACCCCGGCCAGCCCCACCCCTGAGGGTGGAGCCCGGCCGGGACCCGCGCTAGGGCAAGCGTGGCCAGGGGTTCAGCGCCTCCAGCTGCGCGGCCAGCGCCAGCAGCCGTGACTCGCCGCCGGGGCGCGTCACCAACTGCACCCCGATCGGCAACCCTTCCGGCGTGCGGCCGGCCGGCACGGAGATCGCCGGGTAGCCGGACAGGTTCCACAGGCCCGTAAAGCCCGCCAGCGCCACCGAAGGCAACGCGTTCGCCAGGCACGACCTCGAATGCCACGCCGCCGCCTTCGGGGGCATCGTCGCGAGCGTCGGGGTGATCAGCACGTCCTGGCCGGCGAAGAACTCCGCCGCGCGCACCGTCCAGCGTCGCGCGGTTCCCGGCGTCACCAGCCTCCGCACGGCACGCCCGATCCGCACGTGCCGCTGCGTCCGCGGCTGCAGCGCGTCGAAGTCCACCTCGGACGCCTGCTCGGCCGGGCCGGCGAACCACCGTTCCAGGATCCCGGCCACCGGCTCCACCCCGTATCGCGGCCGCGCGCGAGACACGCGATGCCCGGACGCCGCCAGCAGGTCCGCCACCCGCTCGACCGCCGCCGTCAACGGGCGCGGCACCGGCGCGCGCGTCAGCGGCACCTCCGTCGACACCGCGATCCGCAGCCGCCCCGGTTCGCGCACCTCGGCGAACTCCGGCCGGCCCGCCAGCACCGACAACAGCAACGCCGCATCCGCCACCGTCGTCGCCAGGCTGCCGTGCGCGGACATTCCGAACCAGCCGTCATCGGCCAGCACTTCCGCCCCCGGCTTGATCCCCACCAGCCCGCACATCGCCGCGGGCAACCGGATCGAGCCGAGCCCGTCGGTGCCGTGCGCGACCGGCACCAGCCCCGCCGCCACCGCCGCCGCGCTGCCGCCCGACGAACCGCCCGCCGTGTACTCCGGCGCCCACGGGTTGCGCGTCACGGCCTCCGGCGAGTCGGTCATCGGCCAGATGCACAGCTCCGGCACACGCGTGATCCCGACGACCACCGCGCCCGCCTCCCGCAGCCGCCGCACCACGAAGTGGTCCGAACCAGCCGGCCGGGCCGTGGCGGTCCCGTTCGTCACGGTCTCGCCCGCGATCCCGGCGACGTCCTTCACCGCCACCGGCACCCCGGCCAGCGGCAGCTCCGCCAGGTCCGCGCGCGAGCACAGCGCCGCGGCCTCCGCCACCGCCTCGTCCGCCCGCACCCGGCGGAACGCCCCCACCACCCGGTCCGCGGCCTCGATGCCCGCGATCACCCGTTCGGTCTCCCGCACCGGGTCCACCGTCCCGGCCCGCACCGCTTCGGCCAACGCCTTCGCCGTCACCATGCGGAAAACCCTATAGAACAATTGGCGGCGCAATTGCCGGTGGCGTGAGCGGCCGATCACTCAGCGAGCCAGGCGATGTCGGATTCGTCACGGTTACCCGCGCACGAAACGTGATCAGCGCGTGCACCCACCGTGAGATGACCTGATCAGCGCCATTCTCCGAAAAGGACCCACGACCGCCGACGCGGCCGGAACCCCTTGCGCCGCAGTTAGAATCGCGTTCGGAACCCCGGTACCTCATCAATAAAGGTGTGACAGATCACAGAAGGAACGAGCGCGACATCGCCCGCTACGACCATCCGGAGTAGCGGGCAAGACCATCCAGCGGAATAGAACCCGCGGAACGCTTCGGCATTCCCCGGACTCGCCAAGGATCTGCGCGGCCCATCGGTCGGGACGTAACGAGATCATATAGCGAGACGACAATATCCGCGCGGCTGACAAAGCCCCTGACCACTCAGCGGAGAGGCGGCGAGCGCGGACGGAACGTGAAGTTGACTCGACTTGTCCGGGCTGGTTCACTCTCCCGGTCGCAGAACCCACCGCGGTTCCTGTGCGCAGCGTCAACTCGGGTCCGGGGGCCGAGGCCATCACATCGAGTTGCGGGAAAGGCTCTTCAGAGCGTTGAAAAAGGTATTCGGAACACGTAGACGGCGTGCTTCGATCCGGTCGAGGGTGCTCGCGATCGCGATCGTGCCCAGCGTCGCCCTGCTGCTCGCCGGCGTGGCGCTCGCGGGTTACCTGGTCGTGCAGGCGGTGAACGCCCGCGAATTCGCGACGAAGGTCCACGATTCGGCCGAGCCGGGCGCCCTCTTCTTCGGCGCGGTGCGTGCCGAGCGCGTGCTGACCCTGCGCACACTGGCGAGCAACGGCGCGCCCGGCGCGGATCTGATCCAGGCCCGCGCCAAGACGGACACCACGGCCGCGCGGATGGCCACCGTGCTGCAGGACATGGTCGACGACGCGCCGGAATCGGTGCGTCAGAGCATCGCCAAGACCAGCGCGAACTTCGCCCAGCTGCCGGAGCTGCGGCAGCGCGTGGACAGCAGGCAAGCTTCGCCGCTGGAGGCCTACGCCTTTTACAACCGCATCATCGACGAGTTCGCCACCGGTCTGAACGGCGTCGCCGAAGGCGCGCCGGACGCGCAGACCGCGTTCCTCCGCGTCACCGCGATGCCGCTGTTCACCGCGGCCGACGCGATGTCCCGCGGTGACGCGCTGGCGGCCGCCGGCATCGCCGGGCGCGGTCTGTCCGAGGAGGAGTTCCGCACCTACATCAGCCAGGTCGGCGCGTACCACGCCGAGCTGGAGGTCGCCGCACCGCAGATGATCCCGTCGGTGCGCGCCAAGTACGAGGCGTTGCTGGCGAGCCCGGCGTGGGACACGCTGAGCATCGTTGAAAACGCTTTCCTCCGCGGCAACCAGGACTCGCTCCCGGTGCCCGAGGCGCAGTGGCGCGACGCCGCGACCCAGGTCGGGAACGCGCTGATGGGCCTCTACATCGAGCAGAGCTCCAACGCCACCGACGTCGGCCTGGAAAGCGGTGACCGGACGCTGGTCACCTCGATCATCGCGGGCGCCGCGGCGCTGATCGTCTCCTTCGCGGTGTTCTTCTTCGCCTGGCGCCTGTCCAACCGCCTGATCCAGCGCCTCGGCCGGCTCCGCGAGGAGACCCTGGAGGCCGCCGAGACGCAGCTGCCGGAGCTGGTCGAGCGGGTCCGCACCGGCGAGGCCGTCGACCTCGACACCGAGGTCGCGCTGCTGGACCACGGCGACGACGAGATCGGCCAGGTCGCCGACGCGTTCAACAAGGCGCAGCAGACCGCCATCGCGGCCGCCGTCGACGAGGCCAAAACCCGTGAGGGCACCAAGAAGGTCTTCCTCAACATCGCGCACCGCAGCCAGGTGCTGGTGCACCGGCAGCTCAAGGCGCTCGACGAGGCCGAGCGCAAGCAGGAGGACCCGGACCAGCTGGACCTGCTGTTCCGCCTGGACCACCTGTCCACCCGCGCCCGCCGCAACGCGGAAAACCTGATCATCCTCGGCGGCGAGCGGCCGGGACGGCAGTGGCGCAACCCGGTCGCCCTGGCCGACCTGATCCGCGGCGCCACCGGGGAGACCGAAGACTACGCGCGCGTCACCGTCGGCAAGCTGCCGAACGTCGCGGTCGCCGGCCCGGTCGTCGCCGACCTCGTGCACCTGCTCGCCGAGCTGCTCGACAACGCCACCTCGTTCTCGCCGCCGAACTCGCGCGTCGAGGTGTTCGGCGACGTCGTCGGCAAGGGCGTGGTCATCGAGATCGAGGACCAGGGCCTCGGCATGGAGCCGGAGCAGGCCGACGAGCTGAACGCGATGCTGCGTGAACCGCCGGACTTCAGCGTCATGGCGCTGTCCGCGGAACCGCGCCTCGGTCTGTTCGTGGTCGCGCGGCTGGCGTCCCGGCACGGGATTTCGGTGACCCTGCGCGATTCCGCCTACGGCGGCACGCGGGCGATCGTGCTCGTGCGGTCCGAGCTGCTGGCTCCGGTGCCACAGCCGGAGGACGGGCAGCAGCAGCCCGAGGAGACGTTGGTCCCGGCCCAGAGCGCGCCGTCGCACCGCTGGCCGGAGGAGGCCGACATCCCGCCCGAACCGCCCAGCACCAACGGGCATCGCGAGGAGGCCCCGGCGCGGGTGGACCTGTTCCGCGCCAACGTGCCGGCCGCTCCGCCGGAACCGCCGCCCGCCCCGCAGCAGCAGCACCAGGCGCCACCGCAGCGGCCGCAGGTGCCGTTGCGGCCGCCGCTGGACACCCGCATGCCGATCGACACGCGGCCGCCGCAGGCCCGGCCCCCGCAGCACGCGGGGTCGATCTCGCCGGACCGCCCGCCGCTGCCTCGGCGGCGACGGCAGCAGAACCTGGCCCCGCAGTTGAGGAAGGAAGAGGAGACAGCCACCTTCAGCGCCGCCACCGGCCACAGCACCGTGCCCGACAACAGCCCGGAGCAGGCCCGCAGCCGGCTCTCGGCGTTCCAGCAGGGCACCCGCCGCGCTCGTGAACAGGATCCGAGCACCACCGACATTCTGGGAGAGCACACGTGACGAACGCGGGAATCAACGAGCTGGACTGGCTCCTCGACGACCTCCTGCAGCAGGTCGTCGGAGCGGACCGGGCGGTTGTGCTGTCGGCCGACGGTCTGCTGATCGGCCGATCGACCAATCTGTCCGAAGAGGACGGCGAGCACCTGTCGGCGGTGGCGTCGGCGTTCCAGAGCCTCGCCAAGGGCACCGGGCGCCACTTCGGCGGCGGCGCGGTGCGCCAGACCGTCGTGGAGATGGACAACGCCTTCCTGTTCGTCACCACGGCCGGGCACGGCGCGTGCCTCGCGCTGCTGACCGCGGCCGACGTCGACATGGGCCTCGTCGCCTACGCGATGAACATGATGGTCAAGCGGGTCGGCGCGGCGCTGAGCGCGGCGCCACGAGTTGAGCAGCAAAGCACGCCATGATGATCAGGCGGGACGACGACACCTGGTTCGATGACG carries:
- a CDS encoding nitrate- and nitrite sensing domain-containing protein — protein: MLAIAIVPSVALLLAGVALAGYLVVQAVNAREFATKVHDSAEPGALFFGAVRAERVLTLRTLASNGAPGADLIQARAKTDTTAARMATVLQDMVDDAPESVRQSIAKTSANFAQLPELRQRVDSRQASPLEAYAFYNRIIDEFATGLNGVAEGAPDAQTAFLRVTAMPLFTAADAMSRGDALAAAGIAGRGLSEEEFRTYISQVGAYHAELEVAAPQMIPSVRAKYEALLASPAWDTLSIVENAFLRGNQDSLPVPEAQWRDAATQVGNALMGLYIEQSSNATDVGLESGDRTLVTSIIAGAAALIVSFAVFFFAWRLSNRLIQRLGRLREETLEAAETQLPELVERVRTGEAVDLDTEVALLDHGDDEIGQVADAFNKAQQTAIAAAVDEAKTREGTKKVFLNIAHRSQVLVHRQLKALDEAERKQEDPDQLDLLFRLDHLSTRARRNAENLIILGGERPGRQWRNPVALADLIRGATGETEDYARVTVGKLPNVAVAGPVVADLVHLLAELLDNATSFSPPNSRVEVFGDVVGKGVVIEIEDQGLGMEPEQADELNAMLREPPDFSVMALSAEPRLGLFVVARLASRHGISVTLRDSAYGGTRAIVLVRSELLAPVPQPEDGQQQPEETLVPAQSAPSHRWPEEADIPPEPPSTNGHREEAPARVDLFRANVPAAPPEPPPAPQQQHQAPPQRPQVPLRPPLDTRMPIDTRPPQARPPQHAGSISPDRPPLPRRRRQQNLAPQLRKEEETATFSAATGHSTVPDNSPEQARSRLSAFQQGTRRAREQDPSTTDILGEHT
- a CDS encoding roadblock/LC7 domain-containing protein → MTNAGINELDWLLDDLLQQVVGADRAVVLSADGLLIGRSTNLSEEDGEHLSAVASAFQSLAKGTGRHFGGGAVRQTVVEMDNAFLFVTTAGHGACLALLTAADVDMGLVAYAMNMMVKRVGAALSAAPRVEQQSTP
- a CDS encoding amidase family protein codes for the protein MVTAKALAEAVRAGTVDPVRETERVIAGIEAADRVVGAFRRVRADEAVAEAAALCSRADLAELPLAGVPVAVKDVAGIAGETVTNGTATARPAGSDHFVVRRLREAGAVVVGITRVPELCIWPMTDSPEAVTRNPWAPEYTAGGSSGGSAAAVAAGLVPVAHGTDGLGSIRLPAAMCGLVGIKPGAEVLADDGWFGMSAHGSLATTVADAALLLSVLAGRPEFAEVREPGRLRIAVSTEVPLTRAPVPRPLTAAVERVADLLAASGHRVSRARPRYGVEPVAGILERWFAGPAEQASEVDFDALQPRTQRHVRIGRAVRRLVTPGTARRWTVRAAEFFAGQDVLITPTLATMPPKAAAWHSRSCLANALPSVALAGFTGLWNLSGYPAISVPAGRTPEGLPIGVQLVTRPGGESRLLALAAQLEALNPWPRLP